One part of the Ciona intestinalis chromosome 5, KH, whole genome shotgun sequence genome encodes these proteins:
- the zf(c2h2)-27 gene encoding zinc finger protein isoform X2 produces the protein MEESKKYETHNTKQDINIWMNGFQSDKEMNFNTSEDKMIQITLLQPEGKLPTFDGILFDEPTNNDNSSTCLKQQKDLDMKGTDFEIQCILNADDRPSSNPLQQELQTTHDVSKGKCKNEVKNQRQVSNLAKSSDPKVFPCIRKEWFTNQLNIDKLNIIEQSKEIDTSTLAADMRAYLRSVNISLDNFAKNYLLRSQGTLSDLLNHPKPWHGLSSRGRDIYMKMIEFLSAENLNELVAVLKQATVAVRPGPAIQNIPSDVMDLLKEGKMPTQPRIVEVAAQFNIHVEYLQQYCEEQTLKKDKEHGTKTKHSTELMETGNNIKHRRHKDKRICPQLNCGVVLGSKVALDNHMLTHTGERPFKCEICGKGFTTHSNVLSHQRRHNNSNSSNKISKRARKVAMMQDVTDIDDSEVESTEISKSAPSNKESCDLDVKPSAPSAIIIDYEEYSEFDTKLSESTQLTSYCCPLCKKSSFKSLSSLTAHVRRHNAKQPYVCDVCGKRFNSKFNATRHERTHTGVKPFKCPICPSRFTEAGSITAHLRTHTGEKPFQCQFCGKSFSQKGPLQTHLLLHNGSRPYLCEICGKSFNQKTNLKAHEARHSGLKHHACTVCAMSFQYKSDLHRHMLKHSGDRPYQCRLCSFTFTRLQYLRDHMHKIHDELSLKSDDEDELKCDEDKDGFDVMEHQHPDSNLEELPVLSTNDGASNNPISTTSYIMEVNPTNSDDKLDSSDCISSCLTSISSAMANDNDPSLSSSNINTSNDTMHAVAIMTDHGLMFTNNTTVDLLELSKLDNDVEVNRSDHSDIQSVFVTPTNDETRYVVVNISRENFL, from the exons ATGGAAGAaagcaaaaaatatgaaacacaCAACACCAAGCAAGACATTAACATTTGGATGAATGGTTTTCAATCAGACAAAGAA ATGAATTTCAACACATCTGAAGATAAAATGATTCAAATTACATTACTACAACCTGAGGGGAAGCTTCCTACCTTTGACGGTATTTTATTTGATGAG CCAACTAACAACGATAACTCCAGCACATGTTTGAAGCAGCAGAAGGACCTTGATATGAAAGGAACAGATTTTGAGATTCagtgtattttaaatgcag ATGACCGTCCCTCCTCCAACCCTCTTCAACAAGAACTTCAAACAACCCATGATGTATCAAaaggaaaatgtaaaaacgaAGTAAAAAATCAAAG GCAAGTATCAAACTTAGCAAAATCGAGCGATCCCAAGGTCTTCCCATGCATTAGGAAGGAATGGTTCACCAACCAACTTAACATAGATAAGTTGAACATAATCGAGCAATCAAAGGAGATAGACACATCCACGCTTGCTGCAGACATGAGGGCATATTTACGAAGTGTCAATATTTCTTTGGATAACTTTGCAAAGAATTATTTACTGCGGTCACAG GGAACACTCAGTGATTTATTGAACCATCCCAAACCATGGCATGGTCTATCATCTCGTGGAAGGGATATTTACATGAAGATGATTGAATTTCTATCAGCTGAAAACTTGAATGAGTTGGTTGCTGTGTTAAAGCAAGCTACAGTTGCAG TACGTCCTGGTCCTGCCATACAGAACATACCAAGTGACGTAATGGATTTATTAAAAGAAGGAAAGATGCCAACCCAACCAAGGATAGTGGAGGTTGCTGCTCAGTTTAATATTCATGTggaatatttacaacaatatTGTGAGGaacaaa cTCTTAAGAAAGACAAAGAACATGGTACAAAAACTAAACA CTCCACTGAACTAATGGAAACcggtaataatataaaacatcgTCGACATAAAGATAAAAGAATCTGCCCCCAACTTAATTGTGGAGTTGTACTTGGGTCAAAAGTTGCATTGGATA ATCATATGCTTACACATACAGGGGAACGTCCGTTTAAATGTGAAATATGTGGAAAAGGGTTTACCACGCACTCTAATGTTTTATCACACCAAAGAAGACACAATAATTCAAATTCATCAAATAAAATCAGTAAAAG AGCAAGAAAGGTAGCAATGATGCAAGATGtgacagatattgatgactCTGAGGTTGAATCAACTGAAATTT cAAAATCTGCACCAAGCAACAAAGAAAGTTGTGATTTGGATGTCAAGCCAAGTGCGCCAAGTGCCATCAT CATTGATTATGAAGAATATTCAGAGTTCGATACAAAATTATCGGAATCAACTCAACTTACATCATATTGTTGCCCGTTGTGCAAgaaatcaagttttaaatcaCTTTCCTCTCTAACag CTCATGTTCGACGACACAACGCAAAGCAGCCGTATGTTTGTGATGTTTGTGGAAAAAGATTCAACAGTAAGTTCAACGCAACAAGACACGAACGAACGCACACGGGTGTTAAGCCATTCAAATGTCCAATTTGTCCGAGTAGATTTACTGAAGCAGGTTCCATTACTGCTCATTTACGAACACACACTGGAGAAAAACCTTTTCA ATGTCAATTTTGTGGAAAAAGTTTCAGCCAGAAGGGTCCATTACAAACCCACTTATTACTTCATAATGGAAGTCGACCTTACTTGTGCGAAATATGTGGAAAATCATTCAACCAGAAAACGAACCTTAAAGCTCACGAAGCGCGACATAGTGGATTGAAACATCACGCATGCACAGTTTGCGCAATGTCATTTCaatataaaa GTGATTTACATCGTcatatgttaaaacacagtGGTGATCGACCTTACCAATGTAGATTATGTTCATTCACTTTCACTAGGTTGCAATATCTCAGGGACCACATGCACAAAATACATGATGAACTAAG CTTAAAATCTGATGATGAAGATGAGTTGAAATGTGATGAAGACAAAGATGGTTTTGATGTGATGGAACATCAG caCCCTGATAGTAACTTGGAAGAGCTACCTGTATTATCTACCAATGATGGAGCGTCAAATAATCCAATTTCAacaacaagttacattatgGAAG TTAACCCGACAAACAGCGATGATAAATTGGACAGCAGTGACTGCATATCCTCATGTTTAACATCTATATCAAGTGCAATGGCTAATGATAACGATCCATCTTTATCTTCATCGAATATCAACACATCTAATGACACCATGCATGCTGTGGCTATAATGACAGACCATGGTCTTATGTTTACCAACAATACAACTGTTGATCTGCTTGAACTGAGCAAGTTAGACAATGATGTAGAAGTTAATCGCTCTGATCACTCCGACATACAATCAGTGTTCGTTACCCCAACAAATGATGAGACTCGTTATGTTGTGGTTAATATTAGCAGggaaaattttttataa
- the zf(c2h2)-27 gene encoding zinc finger protein isoform X1, which yields MEESKKYETHNTKQDINIWMNGFQSDKEMNFNTSEDKMIQITLLQPEGKLPTFDGILFDEPTNNDNSSTCLKQQKDLDMKGTDFEIQCILNADDRPSSNPLQQELQTTHDVSKGKCKNEVKNQRQVSNLAKSSDPKVFPCIRKEWFTNQLNIDKLNIIEQSKEIDTSTLAADMRAYLRSVNISLDNFAKNYLLRSQGTLSDLLNHPKPWHGLSSRGRDIYMKMIEFLSAENLNELVAVLKQATVAVRPGPAIQNIPSDVMDLLKEGKMPTQPRIVEVAAQFNIHVEYLQQYCEEQSNKQLALKKDKEHGTKTKHSTELMETGNNIKHRRHKDKRICPQLNCGVVLGSKVALDNHMLTHTGERPFKCEICGKGFTTHSNVLSHQRRHNNSNSSNKISKRARKVAMMQDVTDIDDSEVESTEISKSAPSNKESCDLDVKPSAPSAIIIDYEEYSEFDTKLSESTQLTSYCCPLCKKSSFKSLSSLTAHVRRHNAKQPYVCDVCGKRFNSKFNATRHERTHTGVKPFKCPICPSRFTEAGSITAHLRTHTGEKPFQCQFCGKSFSQKGPLQTHLLLHNGSRPYLCEICGKSFNQKTNLKAHEARHSGLKHHACTVCAMSFQYKSDLHRHMLKHSGDRPYQCRLCSFTFTRLQYLRDHMHKIHDELSLKSDDEDELKCDEDKDGFDVMEHQHPDSNLEELPVLSTNDGASNNPISTTSYIMEVNPTNSDDKLDSSDCISSCLTSISSAMANDNDPSLSSSNINTSNDTMHAVAIMTDHGLMFTNNTTVDLLELSKLDNDVEVNRSDHSDIQSVFVTPTNDETRYVVVNISRENFL from the exons ATGGAAGAaagcaaaaaatatgaaacacaCAACACCAAGCAAGACATTAACATTTGGATGAATGGTTTTCAATCAGACAAAGAA ATGAATTTCAACACATCTGAAGATAAAATGATTCAAATTACATTACTACAACCTGAGGGGAAGCTTCCTACCTTTGACGGTATTTTATTTGATGAG CCAACTAACAACGATAACTCCAGCACATGTTTGAAGCAGCAGAAGGACCTTGATATGAAAGGAACAGATTTTGAGATTCagtgtattttaaatgcag ATGACCGTCCCTCCTCCAACCCTCTTCAACAAGAACTTCAAACAACCCATGATGTATCAAaaggaaaatgtaaaaacgaAGTAAAAAATCAAAG GCAAGTATCAAACTTAGCAAAATCGAGCGATCCCAAGGTCTTCCCATGCATTAGGAAGGAATGGTTCACCAACCAACTTAACATAGATAAGTTGAACATAATCGAGCAATCAAAGGAGATAGACACATCCACGCTTGCTGCAGACATGAGGGCATATTTACGAAGTGTCAATATTTCTTTGGATAACTTTGCAAAGAATTATTTACTGCGGTCACAG GGAACACTCAGTGATTTATTGAACCATCCCAAACCATGGCATGGTCTATCATCTCGTGGAAGGGATATTTACATGAAGATGATTGAATTTCTATCAGCTGAAAACTTGAATGAGTTGGTTGCTGTGTTAAAGCAAGCTACAGTTGCAG TACGTCCTGGTCCTGCCATACAGAACATACCAAGTGACGTAATGGATTTATTAAAAGAAGGAAAGATGCCAACCCAACCAAGGATAGTGGAGGTTGCTGCTCAGTTTAATATTCATGTggaatatttacaacaatatTGTGAGGaacaaagtaataaacaacTTG cTCTTAAGAAAGACAAAGAACATGGTACAAAAACTAAACA CTCCACTGAACTAATGGAAACcggtaataatataaaacatcgTCGACATAAAGATAAAAGAATCTGCCCCCAACTTAATTGTGGAGTTGTACTTGGGTCAAAAGTTGCATTGGATA ATCATATGCTTACACATACAGGGGAACGTCCGTTTAAATGTGAAATATGTGGAAAAGGGTTTACCACGCACTCTAATGTTTTATCACACCAAAGAAGACACAATAATTCAAATTCATCAAATAAAATCAGTAAAAG AGCAAGAAAGGTAGCAATGATGCAAGATGtgacagatattgatgactCTGAGGTTGAATCAACTGAAATTT cAAAATCTGCACCAAGCAACAAAGAAAGTTGTGATTTGGATGTCAAGCCAAGTGCGCCAAGTGCCATCAT CATTGATTATGAAGAATATTCAGAGTTCGATACAAAATTATCGGAATCAACTCAACTTACATCATATTGTTGCCCGTTGTGCAAgaaatcaagttttaaatcaCTTTCCTCTCTAACag CTCATGTTCGACGACACAACGCAAAGCAGCCGTATGTTTGTGATGTTTGTGGAAAAAGATTCAACAGTAAGTTCAACGCAACAAGACACGAACGAACGCACACGGGTGTTAAGCCATTCAAATGTCCAATTTGTCCGAGTAGATTTACTGAAGCAGGTTCCATTACTGCTCATTTACGAACACACACTGGAGAAAAACCTTTTCA ATGTCAATTTTGTGGAAAAAGTTTCAGCCAGAAGGGTCCATTACAAACCCACTTATTACTTCATAATGGAAGTCGACCTTACTTGTGCGAAATATGTGGAAAATCATTCAACCAGAAAACGAACCTTAAAGCTCACGAAGCGCGACATAGTGGATTGAAACATCACGCATGCACAGTTTGCGCAATGTCATTTCaatataaaa GTGATTTACATCGTcatatgttaaaacacagtGGTGATCGACCTTACCAATGTAGATTATGTTCATTCACTTTCACTAGGTTGCAATATCTCAGGGACCACATGCACAAAATACATGATGAACTAAG CTTAAAATCTGATGATGAAGATGAGTTGAAATGTGATGAAGACAAAGATGGTTTTGATGTGATGGAACATCAG caCCCTGATAGTAACTTGGAAGAGCTACCTGTATTATCTACCAATGATGGAGCGTCAAATAATCCAATTTCAacaacaagttacattatgGAAG TTAACCCGACAAACAGCGATGATAAATTGGACAGCAGTGACTGCATATCCTCATGTTTAACATCTATATCAAGTGCAATGGCTAATGATAACGATCCATCTTTATCTTCATCGAATATCAACACATCTAATGACACCATGCATGCTGTGGCTATAATGACAGACCATGGTCTTATGTTTACCAACAATACAACTGTTGATCTGCTTGAACTGAGCAAGTTAGACAATGATGTAGAAGTTAATCGCTCTGATCACTCCGACATACAATCAGTGTTCGTTACCCCAACAAATGATGAGACTCGTTATGTTGTGGTTAATATTAGCAGggaaaattttttataa
- the LOC100186749 gene encoding UMP-CMP kinase-like has protein sequence MLAIQTHLLNRSVCRLLVSVSKKMSKPQIVFVLGGPGAGKGTQCSKIVETFGYTHLSAGDLLRAERKNPSSKVGTLIERCIKEGKIVPVKITCGLLKTAIFANKNTKFLIDGFPRNKDNLDGWDEEMGDKVDVQFILYLDCPEEVCTKRILNRGLTSGRTDDNVESLKKRFQTYVNETLPIIKHYEKDGKVRSVVTDCTPDEVFERVRKHFS, from the exons ATGCTCGCGATACAAACGCACCTGCTCAATCGTTCAGTGTGTAGGTTGTTGGTCTCGGTTTCGAAGAAAATGAGCAAACCGCAAATTGTTTTCGTCTTGGGTGGACCGGGTGCTGGTAAAGGAACACAATGTTCTAAAATAGTCGAG ACTTTTGGATACACACATCTATCTGCTGGTGACTTGCTTCGGGCAGAAAGAAAAAATCCTTCATCCAAAGTTGGTACATTGATCGAACGTTGCATCAAAGAAGGAAAAATAGTTCCAGTTAAAATAACCTGTGGGTTATTAAAAACG GCAATATTTGCCAACAAGAACACTAAGTTTCTTATTGATGGCTTTCCAAGAAATAAAGACAACTTAGATGGTTGGGATGAAGAAATGGGAGATAAAGTTGATGTTCAATTTATTCTTTATCTGGACTGTCCAGAAGAG GTTTGCACAAAACGAATTCTGAATCGAGGTTTAACAAGTGGCAGGACAGATGATAATgttgaaagtttaaaaaagagaTTTCAAACTTATGTGAATGAAACTCTTCCTATTATCAAACATTATGAAAAAGATGGAAAAGTTCGATCTGTTGTGACAGATTGTACACCTGATGAG GTGTTTGAAAGAGTAAGAAAGCACTTCAGctga
- the zf(c2h2)-27 gene encoding zinc finger protein (The RefSeq protein has 6 substitutions compared to this genomic sequence): MEESKKYETHNTKQDINISMNGFQSDKEMNFNTSEDKMIQITLLQPEGKLPTFDGILFDEPTNTDNSSTCLKQQKDLDMKGTDFEIQCILNADDRPTSNPLQQELQTTHDVSKGKCKNEVKNQRQVSNLAKSSDPKVFPCIRKEWFTNQLNIDKLNIIEQSKEINTSTLAADMRAYLRSVNISLDNFAKNYLLRSQGTLSDLLNHPKPWHGLSSRGRDIYMKMIEFLSAENLNELVAVLKQATVAVRPGPAIQNIPSDVMDLLKEGKMPTQPRIVEVAAQFNIHVEYLQQYCEEQSNKQLALKKDKEHGTNTKHSTELMETGNNIKHRRHKDKRICPQLNCGVVLGSKVALDNHMLTHTGERPFKCEICGKGFTTHSNVLSHQRRHNNSNSSNKISKRARKVAMMQDVTDIDDSEVESTEISKSAPSNKESCDLDVKPSAPSAIIIDYEEYSEFDTKLSESTQLTSYCCPLCKKSSFKSLSSLTAHVRRHNAKQPYVCDVCGKRFNSKFNATRHERTHTGVKPFKCPICPSRFTEAGSITAHLRTHTGEKPFQCQFCGKSFSQKGPLQTHLLLHNGSRPYLCEICGKSFNQKTNLKAHEARHSGLKHHTCTVCAMSFQYKSDLHRHMLKHSGDRPYQCRLCSFTFTRLQYLRDHMHKIHDELSLKSDDEDELKCDEDKDGFDVMEHQHPDSNLEELPVLSTNDGASNNPISTTSYIMEVNPTNSDDKLDSSDCISSCLTSISSAMANDNDPSLSSSNINTSNDTMHAVAIMTDHGLMFTNNTTVDLLELSKLDNDVEVNRSDHSDIQSVFVTPTNDETRYVVVNISRENFL, translated from the exons ATGGAAGAaagcaaaaaatatgaaacacaCAACACCAAGCAAGACATTAACATTTGGATGAATGGTTTTCAATCAGACAAAGAA ATGAATTTCAACACATCTGAAGATAAAATGATTCAAATTACATTACTACAACCTGAGGGGAAGCTTCCTACCTTTGACGGTATTTTATTTGATGAG CCAACTAACAACGATAACTCCAGCACATGTTTGAAGCAGCAGAAGGACCTTGATATGAAAGGAACAGATTTTGAGATTCagtgtattttaaatgcag ATGACCGTCCCTCCTCCAACCCTCTTCAACAAGAACTTCAAACAACCCATGATGTATCAAaaggaaaatgtaaaaacgaAGTAAAAAATCAAAG GCAAGTATCAAACTTAGCAAAATCGAGCGATCCCAAGGTCTTCCCATGCATTAGGAAGGAATGGTTCACCAACCAACTTAACATAGATAAGTTGAACATAATCGAGCAATCAAAGGAGATAGACACATCCACGCTTGCTGCAGACATGAGGGCATATTTACGAAGTGTCAATATTTCTTTGGATAACTTTGCAAAGAATTATTTACTGCGGTCACAG GGAACACTCAGTGATTTATTGAACCATCCCAAACCATGGCATGGTCTATCATCTCGTGGAAGGGATATTTACATGAAGATGATTGAATTTCTATCAGCTGAAAACTTGAATGAGTTGGTTGCTGTGTTAAAGCAAGCTACAGTTGCAG TACGTCCTGGTCCTGCCATACAGAACATACCAAGTGACGTAATGGATTTATTAAAAGAAGGAAAGATGCCAACCCAACCAAGGATAGTGGAGGTTGCTGCTCAGTTTAATATTCATGTggaatatttacaacaatatTGTGAGGaacaaagtaataaacaacTTG cTCTTAAGAAAGACAAAGAACATGGTACAAAAACTAAACA CTCCACTGAACTAATGGAAACcggtaataatataaaacatcgTCGACATAAAGATAAAAGAATCTGCCCCCAACTTAATTGTGGAGTTGTACTTGGGTCAAAAGTTGCATTGGATA ATCATATGCTTACACATACAGGGGAACGTCCGTTTAAATGTGAAATATGTGGAAAAGGGTTTACCACGCACTCTAATGTTTTATCACACCAAAGAAGACACAATAATTCAAATTCATCAAATAAAATCAGTAAAAG AGCAAGAAAGGTAGCAATGATGCAAGATGtgacagatattgatgactCTGAGGTTGAATCAACTGAAATTT cAAAATCTGCACCAAGCAACAAAGAAAGTTGTGATTTGGATGTCAAGCCAAGTGCGCCAAGTGCCATCAT CATTGATTATGAAGAATATTCAGAGTTCGATACAAAATTATCGGAATCAACTCAACTTACATCATATTGTTGCCCGTTGTGCAAgaaatcaagttttaaatcaCTTTCCTCTCTAACag CTCATGTTCGACGACACAACGCAAAGCAGCCGTATGTTTGTGATGTTTGTGGAAAAAGATTCAACAGTAAGTTCAACGCAACAAGACACGAACGAACGCACACGGGTGTTAAGCCATTCAAATGTCCAATTTGTCCGAGTAGATTTACTGAAGCAGGTTCCATTACTGCTCATTTACGAACACACACTGGAGAAAAACCTTTTCA ATGTCAATTTTGTGGAAAAAGTTTCAGCCAGAAGGGTCCATTACAAACCCACTTATTACTTCATAATGGAAGTCGACCTTACTTGTGCGAAATATGTGGAAAATCATTCAACCAGAAAACGAACCTTAAAGCTCACGAAGCGCGACATAGTGGATTGAAACATCACGCATGCACAGTTTGCGCAATGTCATTTCaatataaaa GTGATTTACATCGTcatatgttaaaacacagtGGTGATCGACCTTACCAATGTAGATTATGTTCATTCACTTTCACTAGGTTGCAATATCTCAGGGACCACATGCACAAAATACATGATGAACTAAG CTTAAAATCTGATGATGAAGATGAGTTGAAATGTGATGAAGACAAAGATGGTTTTGATGTGATGGAACATCAG caCCCTGATAGTAACTTGGAAGAGCTACCTGTATTATCTACCAATGATGGAGCGTCAAATAATCCAATTTCAacaacaagttacattatgGAAG TTAACCCGACAAACAGCGATGATAAATTGGACAGCAGTGACTGCATATCCTCATGTTTAACATCTATATCAAGTGCAATGGCTAATGATAACGATCCATCTTTATCTTCATCGAATATCAACACATCTAATGACACCATGCATGCTGTGGCTATAATGACAGACCATGGTCTTATGTTTACCAACAATACAACTGTTGATCTGCTTGAACTGAGCAAGTTAGACAATGATGTAGAAGTTAATCGCTCTGATCACTCCGACATACAATCAGTGTTCGTTACCCCAACAAATGATGAGACTCGTTATGTTGTGGTTAATATTAGCAGggaaaattttttataa